The following are from one region of the Aquirufa lenticrescens genome:
- a CDS encoding DUF3089 domain-containing protein produces the protein MDYADPAAWSALPSRYDAADLVPRKSSLKDEQATAKADVFFIHPTIFTYKPENEYVWNASMTDQALNTRTDSSTILNQATAFNAAGRIFAPRYRQAHYQAFVTQYKEDKEAALDLAYSDVKRAFDYYLAHENKGRPIIIASHSQGTVHATRLMKEYFDGKELGKQLVAAYIIGIATPKNTFTNIPVCTSPTQTGCFVAYTSFLQGYLPPWHPGTVTELASVNPLTWSTDENFASKEKNIGGVSYGFKYVKEFADAQNHLGVLWTNTPYVPGRAFVKLKNWHKADINLFYQNIRENAVQRVQTFLSQK, from the coding sequence ATGGATTATGCAGACCCAGCCGCTTGGTCAGCTTTACCTTCTCGCTATGACGCGGCGGATTTAGTACCACGCAAGTCCTCATTAAAAGATGAACAGGCGACTGCCAAAGCCGATGTCTTCTTCATTCACCCCACCATATTTACCTATAAACCAGAAAACGAATATGTTTGGAATGCTTCGATGACAGATCAAGCCTTGAATACGCGCACGGACAGTTCAACGATTTTGAATCAAGCTACTGCCTTTAATGCTGCCGGGCGAATTTTCGCACCCCGTTACCGCCAGGCACATTACCAAGCTTTTGTCACCCAGTATAAAGAAGATAAAGAAGCTGCCTTGGACTTAGCCTATTCCGATGTGAAAAGAGCCTTCGACTATTATTTAGCACATGAAAACAAAGGGAGACCGATTATCATCGCTAGCCACAGCCAAGGTACGGTACACGCTACGCGTTTGATGAAAGAGTATTTTGACGGGAAAGAATTAGGAAAGCAACTGGTGGCAGCTTATATCATCGGAATCGCGACTCCTAAAAATACCTTCACAAACATTCCCGTTTGTACTTCCCCTACTCAAACGGGATGTTTCGTAGCCTACACGTCCTTTTTGCAAGGTTATTTACCCCCTTGGCATCCAGGTACGGTGACTGAATTAGCTTCCGTTAATCCATTAACGTGGTCTACGGATGAGAATTTTGCCTCGAAAGAAAAGAATATCGGTGGTGTATCCTATGGATTTAAATATGTAAAAGAGTTTGCAGATGCCCAAAACCATTTGGGAGTCTTGTGGACGAATACCCCGTATGTTCCTGGTCGCGCTTTTGTGAAGTTGAAAAACTGGCACAAGGCTGACATTAATTTATTTTACCAAAATATTAG